In one Pseudomonas sp. MM211 genomic region, the following are encoded:
- a CDS encoding [protein-PII] uridylyltransferase, whose product MPQVDSELFDRGQFQAELALKSSPIGAFKKAIRRAHDVLDARFRGGRDVRRLVEDRAWFTDQILLEAWNRFSWSTDAEIALLAVGGYGRGELHPYSDIDLLILLGSDDQETFRDAIEGFLTLLWDIGLEVGQSVRSVAECAEESRADLTVITNLMESRTIAGHEHLRGRMQEVTSSAHMWPSQEFFLAKRNEQKSRHAKYNDTEYNLEPNVKGSPGGLRDIQTILWIARRHFGTLNLHAMVGQGFLLESEYTLLASSQEFLWKVRYALHMLAGRAEDRLLFDHQSKVAELLGYNEGDTKRTIERFMQKYYRVVMAIAELSDLINQHFEEEILRAGESGPATPLNSRFQVRDGYIEVTHPNVFKRTPFAIIEIFVLMAQHPHLSGVCADTIRLLRDHRHLIDDDFRKDIRNTSLFIELFKCEQGIHRNLRRMNRYGILGRYLPEFGHIVGQMQHDLFHIYTVDAHTLNLIKHLRKFKWPELAEKFPLASKLIDKLPKPELIYLAGLYHDIGKGRGGDHSELGAIDAEAFGQRHHLPTWDTGLIVWLVQNHLAMSTTAQRKDLSDPQVIHDFAAFVGDQTHLDYLYVLTVADINATNPSLWNSWRASLMRQLYTETKRALRRGLENPVEREEQIRLTQSAALDTLVRGGTDSDEVEQLWSQLGDDYFLRHTASDVAWHTDAILQHPSDGGPLVLVKETTQREFEGGTQIFIYAPDQHDFFAVTVAAMAQLNLNIHDARILTSTSQFTLDTYIVLEVEGGSIGDNPQRIKQIRQSLIDTLKHPDEYPNIIQRRVPRQLKHFAFAPQVTIHNDAQRPVTVLELTAPDRPGLLAKIGRIFLDFDLSLQNAKIATLGERVEDVFFVTDANNQPLSDPELCARLQQTIITKLSATSSPSPLQISI is encoded by the coding sequence ATGCCGCAGGTAGACTCCGAGTTGTTTGATCGCGGCCAGTTCCAGGCGGAACTGGCGCTCAAGTCCAGCCCCATCGGCGCCTTCAAGAAAGCCATTCGCCGCGCCCACGATGTGCTTGACGCGCGCTTTCGGGGCGGCCGCGATGTGCGTCGCCTGGTCGAAGATCGTGCCTGGTTTACCGACCAGATACTGCTAGAAGCCTGGAATCGTTTTTCCTGGAGCACAGATGCCGAAATCGCCCTGCTGGCAGTGGGTGGCTATGGCCGTGGCGAGCTGCACCCGTATTCGGATATCGACCTGCTGATCCTGCTCGGTAGCGACGATCAGGAAACCTTCCGCGACGCGATCGAAGGCTTTCTCACCCTGCTCTGGGACATCGGCCTGGAAGTTGGCCAAAGCGTACGCTCGGTCGCCGAGTGTGCCGAAGAATCCCGCGCCGACCTGACCGTCATCACCAACCTGATGGAAAGCCGCACCATTGCCGGTCACGAGCACCTGCGTGGGCGCATGCAGGAAGTCACCTCCAGCGCACACATGTGGCCAAGCCAGGAGTTCTTCCTGGCCAAGCGTAATGAGCAGAAAAGCCGACACGCCAAGTACAACGACACCGAGTACAACCTGGAGCCCAACGTCAAAGGCTCACCTGGCGGGCTGCGCGACATCCAGACCATCCTGTGGATTGCACGCCGCCACTTCGGCACGCTCAATCTGCACGCGATGGTTGGCCAGGGTTTCCTGCTGGAAAGCGAATACACCCTGCTGGCCTCCTCCCAGGAATTTCTCTGGAAGGTGCGTTATGCCCTGCACATGCTGGCGGGTCGCGCCGAAGACCGTTTGCTGTTCGACCATCAGAGCAAGGTGGCCGAACTACTGGGCTACAACGAAGGCGACACCAAGCGCACTATCGAACGCTTCATGCAGAAGTACTACCGGGTGGTGATGGCCATCGCCGAGCTGAGCGACCTGATCAACCAGCACTTTGAAGAAGAAATTCTGCGTGCCGGTGAGAGTGGCCCGGCCACACCACTGAACAGCCGCTTCCAGGTTCGTGACGGTTACATCGAAGTCACCCACCCGAACGTATTCAAGCGCACGCCGTTCGCCATCATCGAAATCTTCGTGCTGATGGCCCAGCACCCGCATCTCAGTGGTGTGTGCGCGGACACCATCCGCCTGCTGCGCGACCACCGGCACCTGATCGACGACGATTTCCGCAAGGACATCCGCAATACCAGCCTGTTTATCGAGCTGTTCAAGTGCGAACAGGGCATCCACCGCAACCTGCGGCGCATGAACCGCTACGGCATTCTCGGCCGCTACCTGCCGGAGTTCGGCCATATCGTCGGGCAGATGCAGCACGACCTGTTCCACATCTATACGGTCGATGCCCACACACTCAACCTGATCAAACACCTGCGCAAGTTCAAATGGCCGGAGCTGGCGGAGAAATTCCCCCTGGCCAGCAAACTGATCGACAAGCTGCCCAAACCCGAACTGATCTACCTCGCCGGGCTCTATCACGATATCGGCAAGGGCCGAGGCGGCGACCACTCGGAACTGGGCGCCATCGATGCCGAAGCGTTTGGCCAGCGTCACCATCTGCCAACCTGGGACACCGGGCTGATCGTCTGGCTGGTGCAGAACCACCTGGCGATGTCGACCACCGCTCAGCGCAAGGATCTGTCCGACCCGCAGGTGATCCACGATTTCGCGGCCTTCGTGGGCGACCAGACCCACCTGGATTATCTCTACGTGCTCACCGTGGCAGACATCAACGCCACCAACCCGAGCCTGTGGAACTCCTGGCGTGCCAGCCTGATGCGCCAGCTCTACACGGAAACCAAGCGAGCCCTGCGCCGCGGCCTGGAAAATCCGGTGGAGCGCGAAGAGCAGATCCGTCTGACTCAAAGCGCGGCGCTGGATACTCTGGTACGCGGCGGCACCGACTCCGATGAAGTCGAACAACTCTGGTCGCAACTGGGCGATGACTACTTCCTGCGCCACACGGCCAGCGATGTGGCCTGGCATACCGATGCGATTCTCCAGCACCCGAGCGACGGCGGCCCGCTGGTGCTGGTCAAGGAAACGACGCAGCGCGAGTTCGAAGGCGGCACGCAGATTTTCATCTACGCACCGGATCAGCATGATTTCTTCGCGGTGACGGTGGCCGCCATGGCGCAGCTGAACCTGAACATTCACGACGCACGAATTCTCACCTCGACCAGCCAGTTCACGCTCGATACCTACATCGTGCTGGAGGTGGAAGGTGGCTCCATCGGCGATAATCCACAGCGCATCAAGCAGATTCGCCAGAGCCTGATCGATACCCTGAAGCACCCGGACGAGTACCCCAACATCATTCAGCGTCGGGTGCCGCGCCAGCTCAAGCACTTCGCTTTCGCGCCGCAGGTGACCATCCACAACGACGCCCAGCGGCCCGTCACCGTGCTGGAGCTGACCGCGCCGGATCGCCCCGGCCTACTGGCCAAGATCGGCCGGATATTCCTGGACTTCGACCTGTCACTGCAGAACGCCAAGATCGCCACGCTGGGCGAACGCGTAGAGGACGTCTTCTTCGTCACCGACGCCAACAACCAGCCGCTGTCCGACCCGGAGCTGTGCGCACGCCTGCAGCAGACCATCATCACCAAGCTGTCGGCGACCAGCAGCCCAAGCCCACTGCAGATCAGTATCTAA
- a CDS encoding methyl-accepting chemotaxis protein yields the protein MVVEASNASMGNSSEQAARTDSVAAAINELGAAAQEIARNAADASVQASDARRDAEEGQKMVERTLGSMGDLSDKIQASGSHIEVLSQKSSDIGQILDVIKGISEQTNLLALNAAIEAARAGEAGRGFAVVADEVRNLAQRTQSSAQEIQQMIEQLQAGARDAVTTMGESRRFSDDSVRIGGQAGENLRGVTRRIGEIDGMNQSVATATEEQTSVIESLNMDITEINTLNQDGVRNLQSSLNACTELDQQVGRLKQLVDSFRI from the coding sequence ATGGTGGTCGAGGCGTCAAACGCCTCAATGGGCAACTCCAGTGAACAGGCCGCGCGTACTGATAGTGTTGCCGCAGCCATCAACGAATTGGGCGCTGCCGCCCAGGAAATCGCCCGCAACGCCGCCGATGCGTCGGTGCAGGCCAGCGATGCCCGCCGTGATGCCGAAGAAGGGCAGAAGATGGTCGAGCGTACCCTAGGCTCCATGGGCGACTTGTCGGACAAGATCCAGGCGTCCGGCAGCCATATCGAAGTGCTGAGCCAGAAGAGCAGCGATATCGGTCAGATTCTCGATGTGATCAAGGGGATTTCCGAGCAGACCAACCTGCTGGCGCTCAACGCCGCCATCGAAGCGGCTCGTGCCGGTGAGGCCGGACGTGGTTTCGCCGTGGTCGCGGATGAAGTACGCAACCTGGCGCAACGCACCCAGAGCTCGGCTCAGGAAATCCAGCAGATGATCGAGCAGTTGCAGGCCGGTGCTCGTGACGCCGTGACGACCATGGGCGAGAGCCGTCGCTTCAGCGATGACAGCGTACGCATCGGCGGGCAGGCCGGTGAGAATCTGCGTGGCGTGACCCGTCGCATCGGCGAGATCGACGGCATGAACCAGTCCGTGGCCACCGCCACCGAGGAGCAGACCTCGGTGATCGAAAGCCTGAACATGGACATTACCGAGATAAACACCCTCAACCAGGACGGCGTGCGCAACCTGCAGTCCAGCCTCAACGCCTGTACCGAGCTGGATCAGCAGGTCGGGCGCCTCAAGCAACTGGTGGACAGTTTCAGGATTTGA